GATTACCACCGCAAGCTGACAAGCCTTGAGATCGACCCGGCACCAACGGCAGAAGATCATCCTGTGACAGTGCGTCTTGAACGAATGGACGCGGGCCACGAAGGTGAGGTCGAAACCGTCCGCGCCAGATATGTTGTCGGCTGCGACGGTGCACGGAGCGTTGTGCGCAAATTGTTGGGCGGGGAACTCAAGGGCGACAGCGCCAACCAGGCCTGGGGTGTCATGGACGTGCTTGCGGTCACCGATTTCCCGGATATCCGCTACAAGGCCCTGGTGCAGTCCGCGGCCGAAGGCAGCATCCTGATCATTCCGCGCGAGGGCGGTTACCTCGTGCGCATTTATGTGGAACTCGACAAGCTGAAGCCGGATGAGCGCGTAGCCAACCGGAACATCACGGTTGACTACCTTATCGACGCCGCCCGCCGCATATTGGCGCCCCATACGCTGGAGGTGAAGGAAGTTGCCTGGTGGTCGGTTTACGAGATCGGCCAGCGGATCTGCGACACGTTCGACGATGTGCCGCCGGATCAGGGGGGGAGCGCCTGCCGCGGGTCTTCATTGCAGGCGATGCCTGCCACACACACAGCCCCAAGGCTGGGCAGGGCATGAATGTCTCCATGCAGGATACATTCAATCTCGGCTGGAAACTGGCCCATGTGCTGACCGGTCGGAGCGGACCGGACCTGCTCTCGACCTACTCGGCCGAGCGGCGGGCGATCGCCCAGACGCTGATCGATTTCGACCGCGACTGGGCGCGTCTGGTCAGTGCGCCCGTGAAGTCTGAGCAAAACCCGGATGGGGTCGACCCGGCGGACGTGCAGAAATACTTTGTCCAGCACGGCCGATACACGGCAGGCACGGCAACCTTGTATCAGCCGTCCGTTCTGACCGGTGATGGCGCGCACCAGCACCTGGCCAGGGGCTTTGTCACCGGCATGCGGTTTCATTCGGCACCGGTCATTCGCCTTGCCGATGCCAAACCGGTTCATCTGGGGCATGTGATTGAGGCGGATGGCCGCTGGCGGATCTTCGCCTTTGGTGGTCGCACGGATCCGGCCGGTTCTGGCTGCGGCGTTCGAAGCCTTTGCGATTTTCTGCAGTCCGATCCGGCTTCTCCGGTGCTGCGTCACACGAGGACGGGGGAGGATCCGGATTCAATCCTTGATGTGCGCACTATTTTTCAGCAGGGACACCGCGACCTCGCGCTTGAAAAAATGCATGCTTTCCTGCTGCCGGAAAAGGGACGCTACGGTCTCAAGGACTATGAAAAGATCTTCTGCCCGGATCTGAAGGACGGTCCGGACATTTTTGATCTGCGTGGCATTGATCGTGACACCGGCTGCCTGGTGATCGTGCGCCCCGACCAGTATGTCGCCGAAATCCTGCCACTGGAGGCGCATGCCGAGCTGTCTGCCTTTTTCGATCGGGTGCTTTTGCATCGGAACTGAAAAAGCCCGGCAATTTGCCGGGCTTTCAAACTGCTGACAAACCCTCAGCGCGTCATTCCGGACAAGTGCAGCGTGGCTGCGCGCCGATCCGGAACCCAGCGGATCAGCGCGAGTGGAAGCGAGCACAAAACCAATCAAGCGTCTGACTTTATTGATAAAGTCGCGCCTGCTGCGCGAAGTATTCACTGGGTTCCGGATCTGGCCATGCAGCTACGCTGCAGACCGTCCGGAATGACGGAGTGACTTTGTTAAAAACCTGAAAGCCCGGCAATTTGCCGGGCTTTGTCGCGACGGTGGATCAATCCGTCCACCTCACCGGATTTCACCGTGCGGGAAGCGGGATCCATTCGGCGACGGCCACGTCGGCATGCTGGAACTGCGGCATCTTCTTGCCGAGGTCATCCATGTTCTTGACGTCCTGCTCGTTCAGGAAGTCCTGCGTGATGAGCGTCGGCGGCACGATCACCTGAGCTCCCGGATTGTGGCCGGCCAGCATCAGGGCAAGGCTCCGGACGCTGACTTCACCGACAACGGCCGGGTTGGTCGCAACGGTTGACTTCCAGGCGGAATCCGGTTCGCGCATTGCCGAAATGTCGGCAGTGGAGACATCAGCGGAATAGATCGAGATGTCCTGATTGAGACCGGCTTCGTCAACGGCAATCTTCACGCCCTTGGCGAACTCGTCATAGGGAGCAAAGACCACATTGATCGTCGGGTTGGCCTGCAGCACGGACCGGGCCTGGTTGGCCACGGAGTTGGCGATCGGGTTGTCGAGCGTGCCGAACATGGCCGCTTCCTTGATGCCCGGATTGGCGTCCTTCACTTCCTTCCAGGCAACGTCCCGGCGGTCGAGCGGTGCAATGCCGGGCACATAGACATAGCCGGCGGTAAAGCTGTCGCCATTGTCCTTGATGGCCTGTTCCAGGGCCAGTTTGCCCAGGAGGTAATCCGACTGTTCGATCTGCGGAATGGCCTCGTTCTCGACATTGACGTCAAAGGCAACCACCTTGATGCCTGCATCGACAGCGCGCTGGGCGGCGGCTTTCATGGATTCCGTCAGGCCGTGCTGAATGATGATGCCGTCGACTTCCAGGGCAATGGCCTGGTCCACCATGTCGGCCTGCAGCGCGGCGTCCTGGCGGCTGTCGAAGACGCGCAGATCGACACCAAGGGCTTCTGCCTGGCGCTCGACACCGGCAAGGTAGGACTGGAAGAAGTCACCGGTCGACAGGTAGCGCACAAGCGCGATCTTGACGTCTTCCGGCTTGTCGAACGGGGCCGGCATGTCGGCTGCGAACGCACTTCCTCCGGTCATCGCGACGCCGGCTGCGACCGCGAGCTTGATGAATTCCCTTCTCAACATATTGCTTCCTCCCTATCAGAGCGGCGCCTTTAGGGCGTCACGTTGTTCTCCTGCCGCCGCGGCGCGACGACAGGTAGAATGTGAAGACAAGGGCCGCGACCAGAACGGCGCCCTTGACGAAATCCTGCATGTAGTAAGGGGCGTTCATCATGGTGAGCCCCTGAAGAAGAATGCCGACGAACAGTGCACCGGCGGCGGTACCGAAGGCGTTTGGCCGGGCAGCACCCAGAACGGCAAATCCGATCAGTGCGGCCGCAACACTGTCCAGAAGCAGGTTGTTGCCGGAGGCAATGTCGCCGCGGCCGAGGCGTGCGGCCAAAAGGATGCCACCGACCGAGGCCAGCATGCCGGAGATCATGTAGGCGATGATCTTGTAGCGCTGGACATTCGTGCCGACGAGACCGGCCGCCCGTTCATTGGAGCCGATGGCATACATCAGCCTGCCGTGGCGGGTGTAGCCGAGGAACAGCCAGATGAAGAGGGCAATCAGCAGGAACACGACCACCGGGACCGGCAGCAGCCGGTCGAGGAACAGATCGAACCGGTGCCGGCCAAGCCAGAGAAAGGCTGCGGAAAAGGTGCCTTCCGCGACCGATCCATCAGGAAGGCTCATGCCGGTGGCGATCGAATTGCCCTGGGTCGGAATGCGTTGAAGACCGATCAGAAGGAACATCATGCCGAGCGTGGCAAGCAGGTCGGGAACGCGCATCTTGACGATCAGCAGCCCGTTGACCAGGCCGACGAGCGCCCCCATGGCAAGGCACAGGCCGACGGCGACAATCGCAGGCTGCTCCAGGATCACCATGGAATAGGCGGACAGCATCAGGGCGGATGTGGCAACGGAACCGATCGACAGGTCGAAACCGCCGACGACCAGGGTGCAGGTCACGCCGAGCGCGAGAATGCCGGTGATGGCGACGGACTGAAAGATGAAGACCGCAGAGCGCGGGCTGGCAAATCCGCTCGCATAAAGGCTGAAGAACACGGCCAGCCCGAAGAGAAGGACGAGAAAACCGTATCGGATGGCGAGTTCGAGTGCGTTCTTGTTCATGAGCTTTTGTTTATCCCGCCAGGGCTTGTGTCTGGGTCTGGTCCGGGCCGGAGACATCGGCAACCAGACTGTTCAGATCGACATTTTCATTGAGGTATTCGCCGGAAATCTCGGCCTCGTGCAGAACGATGATCCGGTCCGCGATTTCGAGGGCCTCGTCGATTTCGGCGACGAAGACGAGTGTGGTGCGATCGGCGGCGCTCTGCCGGATGTACCGCCCGATATCGCGGCGCGCTCCAATGTCGACGCCCTGGAAAGGCTCGTCCAGAAGCAGGACGCGGGAAGCCTTGAGCAACCAGCGTCCGATCATCACCTTCTGCTGGTTTCCGCCCGACAGGGTGGAGATGTCGTCGCGGTCGCTCTGGCAGACCACGCCCAGCCTGTCGATCATGTCGCTCGTAGCCCGCCTTTGTCCGCGGTCGCTCAGAAACGAGAACCGGCTGAACGCCCCCAGGAACGGCAGGGTCATGTTGTTGGCGATGTCGAAATCCGCGATCACGGCATTCACGGAGCGGTCCTTGGGAGACATGAAGACCCCTTGCGACACGGCATCTGCCGCTCCCTTGGGCCGATACGGTCGACCATCCAGCTTCAGGCTGCCGGCGGCAGGCGCTGCCCGGCCGAAAATGACTTCGGCGAGCTCGGTGGTGCCGCTGCCCAGAAGGCCGGTGACGGCGATGACCTCGCCCTCGCGCGCGGTCAGGTTGATCGCCGGACTGCCCTCGAAAAGACGCAACCCGCTGATTTCAAGGACCGGAGCCCCACCCTGGACCGGGGTGATGTCGACCTCGGTCATCTGATGGCCGAGCATTGCATTGACCGCGCCGACATAATCAAGCGGCTCATTCTCGAACAGGCCGGAAATCGCCCCGTCCCGCATGGACACGATCCTGTCGGCGACGCGGCGGATATCGGACATGCGGTGGGAAATGTAGAGAATGGCGACGCCTTCCGCCCGCAGCCTGTCGATCAGGGAAAAGAGGCGTTCTGCCTCCGAGGCCGAAAGGGAGGAGGTGGGCTCGTCCAGAATGAGCAGTTTCGGCGCCCGGGCCATGGCGCGGGCAATCGCTATCATCTGACGGTCGGCGACATCGAGGTCCGCGACCCGCGTGCGCACATCCATGTCGAGTCCCATGCTGCGGGCAACGTCGCGCGCCTGCTGGCGCAGTTTGCGGTCGTTCACGAACAGGCCTGCGCCGGGTTCCGTCAGACGGTCCAGCGTCAGGTTGGTCGCCACATCAAGGTCCGGAATGACACCGTCGTCGATGGACTGGTGCACTGTCACGACGCCCTTCGAGATGGCGTCAGCCGGATCGGCAGGCTCATAGTGCGCGCCGTTGAGAACGAGGTTCCCGGCGTCCGCGAAATGATAGCCGCAGAGAATTTTCACGAGCGTGGACTTGCCGGCGCCATTGGCGCCCATCAGGGCCGTGACCTCGCCGGCGCGCAGCTCCAGATCGATGCCGCGCAGCACGTGGTTCTGCCCGAAGGACTTCTCCAGTCCGCTCAGTTTGCAGGTGACCTCTACCACCTTTCCTCCCAATTCCAGGCGAGCATGGCTCTCGCTTGAAACCGTTACAGCATGTAAAATAGTCATTTGTCAACAGCATTGACTTTTGAACAAAACTGCCTTTTAGTCGGGGCAAATCGGGAGGAAAGAGCAAAAAGATGGACAAGCCAGATCAGTATCGGGCGCTGACGCCCGAGGAACTCGGGGCGCGCCTGGCCGCGGTTCCCGCCATTGCTGAGAGGGTTGGGGCCGACCCGGCGAACTGGAAGGTGCAGGAAGTCGGCGACGGCAATCTGAACCTGGTGTTTATCGTCGAAGGCCCGCAAGGCACGGTGATCGTCAAGCAGGCCCTGCCCTATGTCCGTCTGGTCGGTGACAGCTGGCCCCTGCCGCTCTATCGCGCCTACTATGAGAACCACGCCCTTGTGCGTCAGGCCGAGCGCGATCCGGGCGCGGTGCCCGAGATCTACCATTTTGACGAGGCCCAGGCCCTGATCGTCATGGAATTCCTGGCGCCGCACAAGATCCTGCGGCGCAAGCTGATCGACGGCGAGACCGTTGACGGGCTGGGGGCCTTTCTGGGCCGCTTTTGCGCGCGCACGGCCTTTCGCGGGTCCGAACTCTCCATGAAAAGCGCCGACAAGAAACAAGATGTCGGCCTGTTCTCGGGCAACGTGGAGATCCCGGCCATCACCGAAGCGCTGGTCTTCACCGATCCCTATTTCGGCGCGGAAATGAACCACCACACGGAGGGGCTTGATCCCGTGGTGGAGCAGCTGCGGTCGGATGCGCAGCTGAAGGCGCGCGTCCAGCGCCTCTTGATGAAATTCGCGTCGAACACCGAAACCATGGTGCATGGAGATCTGCACAGCGGCTCGATCATGTCGACGGACAGCGACAGCCGGGTCATCGATCCAGAATTCGTACAATACGGCCCGATGGGTTTCGACCTCGGCATGCTGACTGCCAATTTCCTGATGGCCTATTTCAGCCAGCCCGCGCATCGCAGCGCTGATGAGCTTGAGAGTTATCAGGACTGGATCCTCGCGGTCGTGGAGGAAACCCTGGCCGAGTTTGATGCCGAGTTCCGGCGCCTCTGGGACACTGAACGTACCGGCATGCTCTATCCGGCGAGCCTGTTTGAAGACCAGGGACACGCGTCCCATGAGGCCTGTGCCGCTCTGCTTGCCGAAATTCGCGCCGAGGCCCTTGGTTTTTGCGGGATCGAGATGCACCGGCGCACGCTCTCCCTTGCGCACAATGCCGACTTTGAGGATATCGAAGACACGGGTCTGAAACGCCGCCTGGAAGCGCGCAATCTTGCCATGGGCGCCGACCTCATTCGCACTGCCGAAACGCTTGGCAACACAAAAGAACTTCTCGATCTTGCCCGCCTCTATAACGCAAAGGACGTCCTATGAAGGTCAACGGCACACATTACCGCTCGCTCTGGTGGGACGCGGACAAGGGGGCCTTGCAGATCATCGATCAGCGGTGGCTGCCGCACGAGTTTCGCATCCAGCATGTCGACACATTGCAGGACTTTGCCGACGCGATTGTTGAAATGCGTGTGCGCGGCGCGCCGCTGATCGGCGCGACGGCGGCTTATGGCATGGCCCTGGCGGCCCGGCTTGACCCCTCGGATGCCCATCTGGACGAAGCCTTCGCCTTTCTCGACAAGACCCGCCCGACGGCAATCAATCTGCGGTGGGCCCTCACGCGCTGCAGGACG
This genomic interval from Labrenzia sp. VG12 contains the following:
- a CDS encoding ABC transporter permease, giving the protein MNKNALELAIRYGFLVLLFGLAVFFSLYASGFASPRSAVFIFQSVAITGILALGVTCTLVVGGFDLSIGSVATSALMLSAYSMVILEQPAIVAVGLCLAMGALVGLVNGLLIVKMRVPDLLATLGMMFLLIGLQRIPTQGNSIATGMSLPDGSVAEGTFSAAFLWLGRHRFDLFLDRLLPVPVVVFLLIALFIWLFLGYTRHGRLMYAIGSNERAAGLVGTNVQRYKIIAYMISGMLASVGGILLAARLGRGDIASGNNLLLDSVAAALIGFAVLGAARPNAFGTAAGALFVGILLQGLTMMNAPYYMQDFVKGAVLVAALVFTFYLSSRRGGRRTT
- a CDS encoding sugar ABC transporter ATP-binding protein gives rise to the protein MVEVTCKLSGLEKSFGQNHVLRGIDLELRAGEVTALMGANGAGKSTLVKILCGYHFADAGNLVLNGAHYEPADPADAISKGVVTVHQSIDDGVIPDLDVATNLTLDRLTEPGAGLFVNDRKLRQQARDVARSMGLDMDVRTRVADLDVADRQMIAIARAMARAPKLLILDEPTSSLSASEAERLFSLIDRLRAEGVAILYISHRMSDIRRVADRIVSMRDGAISGLFENEPLDYVGAVNAMLGHQMTEVDITPVQGGAPVLEISGLRLFEGSPAINLTAREGEVIAVTGLLGSGTTELAEVIFGRAAPAAGSLKLDGRPYRPKGAADAVSQGVFMSPKDRSVNAVIADFDIANNMTLPFLGAFSRFSFLSDRGQRRATSDMIDRLGVVCQSDRDDISTLSGGNQQKVMIGRWLLKASRVLLLDEPFQGVDIGARRDIGRYIRQSAADRTTLVFVAEIDEALEIADRIIVLHEAEISGEYLNENVDLNSLVADVSGPDQTQTQALAG
- the mtnK gene encoding S-methyl-5-thioribose kinase codes for the protein MDKPDQYRALTPEELGARLAAVPAIAERVGADPANWKVQEVGDGNLNLVFIVEGPQGTVIVKQALPYVRLVGDSWPLPLYRAYYENHALVRQAERDPGAVPEIYHFDEAQALIVMEFLAPHKILRRKLIDGETVDGLGAFLGRFCARTAFRGSELSMKSADKKQDVGLFSGNVEIPAITEALVFTDPYFGAEMNHHTEGLDPVVEQLRSDAQLKARVQRLLMKFASNTETMVHGDLHSGSIMSTDSDSRVIDPEFVQYGPMGFDLGMLTANFLMAYFSQPAHRSADELESYQDWILAVVEETLAEFDAEFRRLWDTERTGMLYPASLFEDQGHASHEACAALLAEIRAEALGFCGIEMHRRTLSLAHNADFEDIEDTGLKRRLEARNLAMGADLIRTAETLGNTKELLDLARLYNAKDVL
- a CDS encoding substrate-binding domain-containing protein produces the protein MTGGSAFAADMPAPFDKPEDVKIALVRYLSTGDFFQSYLAGVERQAEALGVDLRVFDSRQDAALQADMVDQAIALEVDGIIIQHGLTESMKAAAQRAVDAGIKVVAFDVNVENEAIPQIEQSDYLLGKLALEQAIKDNGDSFTAGYVYVPGIAPLDRRDVAWKEVKDANPGIKEAAMFGTLDNPIANSVANQARSVLQANPTINVVFAPYDEFAKGVKIAVDEAGLNQDISIYSADVSTADISAMREPDSAWKSTVATNPAVVGEVSVRSLALMLAGHNPGAQVIVPPTLITQDFLNEQDVKNMDDLGKKMPQFQHADVAVAEWIPLPAR